In the genome of Nymphaea colorata isolate Beijing-Zhang1983 chromosome 9, ASM883128v2, whole genome shotgun sequence, one region contains:
- the LOC116260983 gene encoding alpha-glucan water dikinase 2: MSTVLHKFDIEGGSKLQVNVLRNVNGYVTRVDFRLSNCSRPLVLHWGGLYPASTNWVLPTDRPPGTKNYRDWALQTPFTKSGDMFLVTIEVRDPKLHAVEFVLKDEAHNKWFKHNNKNFQIDISKQDVRPSNASIPPELVEQKAYLLWESKGRPRNSPEQAKQDYNYAMRELQDQLAKGISISELQNSLQAKSNEKADYKKTDGLLNSPSFRRHDVSEWLNKCPESHEKATKLSPPTMLNLIEKSIGHLDGGVEVLRHKLNDSNTELTVFQGTIKEENHMLFVVNMKGNLVLHWGIVKPSSGEWLVPPLEIVPEKSRMLDCACQTYFKDIASAAGALQFVDINFGRSNVSAMQFILWTGSSWIKNNGSNFQINLQLLGSKCGKGSGEGDKFVKWLLDEISEKEKEAERSLMHRFNIATELTQRAIKEGELGLIGILVWLRFMATRQLTWNKNYNVKPREISASQDRLTDLLQRIYADRVELREIVRLIMSSVGRGGQGDVGQRIRDEILVLQRKNGCKGGMMEEWHQKLHNNTSPDDVIICQALLDCVKADFKIDVYWRTLNANGITKQRLASYDRPIRSEPYFTSSSKDGLVRDLTSYLKTLKAVHSGADLDAAIAACLGKPVHHQEDAVFAHYGSNSGLPPSLQESLQFVQAHVDDRDVGPLLEKILVSRVALRPILLRSQGRSKDLLFLDIALDSTVRTCMERGYDALKNGQPQAIMYLFSLVLENVCLSSAKNEDFIYCIKDWYRVCELCKQNGEQWALQTKAVMDRVRLALLDKADYYHTNIQPSTQYLGVLLGVEKWAIDIFTEELIRGGSDACLSVLLNHLDPVVRKLANLGCWQIISSVEVCGFVTVVDELFKFQSTIYKRPTIIIANRVSGDEEIPDGVVAVLTPDMPDILSHISVRARNSQVCFATCFDQSILRDLRAKEGKAITIRPSGGQLVYSESINPSLSLDSSVVCSIPHGFSLKKKKFGGRYAISLDEFTIETVGAKSRNLRYLKGKLPPWVHVPTSIAIPFGVFETILMLVENKDEAKRISSLSRCLDAGDLSKLREIQKCVLQLKAPAQLINELKNKMKLANMSWPGDEGEKRWKESWEAIKKVWASKWNERAYISSRKAKVNHQDICMAVLIQEIVCADYAFVIHTKNPSSGDSSEIYAEVVKGLGESLVGAYPGRAMSFVTKKSNLKAPKVTGYPSKQIGLYIKRKSIIFRSDSNGEDLEGYAGAGLYDSVPLDREDKVVLDYSTDKLIVDRSYQSSILSKIAEVGKIIESLYGSAQDIEGVVKDGQIYVVQARPQV; encoded by the exons GAACTGGGTGCTCCCAACGGATCGTCCGCCTGGGACAAAGAACTATAGGGACTGGGCCTTGCAGACTCCATTTACTAAG AGTGGTGATATGTTTCTAGTCACAATTGAAGTAAGGGATCCTAAATTGCACGCTGTTGAATTTGTTCTTAAGGATGAAGCACATAACAAATG GTTTAAACATAATAACAAGAACTTCCAGATTGACATATCAAAGCAAGATGTACGTCCTTCTAATGCATCTATACCTCCTGAGCTGGTAGAACAGAAAGCATACTTGCTATGGGAGAGCAAGGGAAGGCCTAGGAACTCGCCAGAGCAAGCAAAG CAAGACTACAATTATGCGATGAGGGAGCTTCAGGATCAGTTAGCAAAAGGAATTTCCATATCAGAACTTCAGAATTCTTTGCAAGCAAAAAGCAATGAAAAAGCTGATTATAAGAAAACTGATGGACTCTTGAATTCCCCTTCCTTTAGAAGACATGATGTTTCCGAGTGGTTGAATAAATGTCCTGAATCACATGAGAAGGCCACCAAATTATCACCTCCAACGATGCTGAATCTAATTGAGAAGTCCATTGGCCATTTAGATGGAGGAGTGGAGGTCCTAAGGCACAAACTGAATGATAGCAATACAGAACTGACG GTTTTCCAAGGTACTATTAAGGAAGAAAATCATATGCTGTTTGTGGTGAACATGAAAGGAAATCTTGTGCTTCATTGGGGGATAGTGAAGCCATCATCAGGTGAATGGTTG GTTCCTCCTTTGGAAATTGTACCTGAAAAGTCAAGGATGCTAGATTGTGCATGTCAAACTTACTTTAAGGATATTGCCAGTGCAGCTGGAGCTTTACAG TTCGTGGATATAAATTTCGGTAGAAGCAATGTCAGTGCAATGCAGTTTATACTGTGGACTGGATCTTCCTGGATAAAAAACAATggatcaaattttcaaattaatcttCAATTACTGGGCTCAAAATGTGGAAAG GGATCTGGAGAAGGAGATAAATTTGTCAAGTGGTTGCTTGatgaaatttctgaaaaagagaaggaagctGAGAGATCACTAATGCACAG ATTTAACATTGCAACAGAGTTGACACAGCGGGCCATTAAAGAAGGGGAGCTGGGTCTCATAGGAATTCTTGTTTGGCTGAGATTCATGGCTACCAGACAACTCACATGGAACAAGAACTACAATGTAAAACCACG TGAGATTAGTGCATCTCAAGACAGGCTCACAGATTTATTGCAAAGAATATATGCTGATAGAGTGGAATTAAGAGAAATTGTCAGGCTCATTATGTCCTCCGTAGGACGTGGAGGCCAAGGTGATGTGGGACAGAGAATACGAGATGAAATTCTGGTGCTTCAG AGAAAAAATGGCTGTAAAGGTGGAATGATGGAGGAGTGGCATCAAAAATTGCACAACAACACAAGCCCCGATGATGTCATAATCTGCcaa GCTCTATTGGACTGTGTTAAAGCTGATTTTAAAATAGATGTTTATTGGAGGACATTGAATGCAAATGGCATTACTAAACAAAGACTTGCAAGCTATGACCGTCCAATAAGATCAGAGCCTTACTTCACATCCAGTTCTAAAGATGGTCTTGTTCGTGATCTGACATCCTACTTAAAGACATTGAAG GCTGTTCACTCTGGTGCAGATCTTGATGCTGCAATTGCAGCTTGTTTGGGGAAACCAGTTCACCATCAAGAG gaTGCAGTATTTGCACATTATGGTAGCAACAGTGGCCTACCCCCATCATTACAG gAATCCCTCCAGTTTGTGCAAGCACATGTTGATGACCGTGATGTTGGTCCTCTATTGGAG AAAATATTGGTATCTCGTGTAGCATTACGACCCATTTTGCTCAGATCACAAGGAAGGTCAAAGGATCTTTTGTTTCTGGATATTGCTTTGGATTCAACTGTCAGGACTTGCATGGAAAGAGGATATGATGCCCTCAAGAATGGTCAGCCTCAG GCTATTATGTACTTATTCTCTTTGGTGCTTGAAAATGTCTGCTTATCATCTGCAAAGAATGAAGATTTCATCTATTGCATAAAG GACTGGTATCGTGTTTGCGAGTTGTGCAAACAAAATGGCGAGCAGTGGGCTTTACAAACGAAGGCTGTCATGGACCGAGTACGTCTTGCACTGTTAGATAAGGCTGACTACTACCACACGAATATTCAACCAAGTACACAGTATCTTGGTGTCCTGCTAGGAGTTGAAAAATGGGCG atTGATATTTTCACTGAGGAATTAATACGGGGTGGCTCAGATGCATGCCTCTCTGTGCTTCTCAATCATCTTGATCCTGTCGTCCGTAAACTTGCAAATTTAGGCTG TTGGCAGATCATCAGTTCTGTTGAAGTTTGTGGCTTCGTGACTGTTGTAGATGAACTTTTTAAGTTTCAATCTACTATTTATAAGAGGCCTACCATTATAATTGCAAATAGAGTGAGTGGAGACGAAGAAATTCCTGATGGTGTAGTTGCTGTCTTGACACCTGACATGCCAGATATTCTTTCTCACATTTCAGTGCGTGCAAGGAACAGCCAG GTGTGCTTTGCTACTTGCTTTGATCAAAGCATCCTCAGGGATCTGAGAGCAAAGGAAGGGAAAGCGATAACTATACGGCCTAGTGGAGGACAATTGGTTTACAG TGAATCGATCAATCCAAGTCTATCACTTGATTCCTCAGTTGTGTGCTCAATTCCTCATGGATTCtcacttaagaaaaaaaagttcgGTGGTAGATATGCCATATCATTAGATGAATTCACCATTGAAACT GTGGGTGCCAAATCACGAAACTTAAGATACCTCAAAGGAAAATTACCACCTTGGGTCCATGTTCCAACATCTATTGCTATCCCCTTTGGAGTATTCGAGACCATTCTGATGCTAGTTGAGAATAAg GATGAAGCAAAGAGGATTTCCTCATTGAGCAGATGTTTAGATGCTGGTGACCTTTCGAAACTTCGAGAAATACAAAAATGTGTCCTCCAGTTGAAAGCACCCGCTCAGCTG ATTAATGAACTCAAGAACAAGATGAAACTCGCAAACATGTCTTGGCCTGGTGATGAGGGGGAAAAAAGATGGAAGGAATCCTGGGAAGCAATAAAAAAG GTATGGGCTTCAAAGTGGAACGAGAGAGCCTATATTAGCAGCAGGAAAGCTAAAGTAAATCACCAGGATATTTGTATGGCTGTCCTCATCCAAGAAATTGTTTGTGCTGATTATGCATTTGTTATTCACACGAAAAATCCTTCATCTGGAGACAGTTCAGAGATATATGCAGAG GTGGTCAAAGGATTGGGAGAATCCTTAGTCGGTGCATATCCCGGACGTGCTATGAGCTTTGTCACCAAAAAGTCAAATTTGAAGGCGCCCAAG GTTACTGGATACCCGAGTAAACAAATAGGCCTATACATAAAGAGAAAATCCATCATATTCAGGTCAGATTCAAACGGCGAAGATTTAGAAGGCTATGCTGGTGCAGGACTGTATGACAG TGTGCCCTTGGACAGAGAGGATAAAGTTGTTCTGGATTATTCAACCGACAAGTTAATAGTTGATAGAAGCTATCAGTCCTCCATACTGTCAAAGATTGCAGAGGTTGGGAAAATCATTGAGAGTCTATATGGATCTGCCCAGGACATTGAAGGGGTTGTGAAAGATGGACAGATTTATGTTGTTCAAGCGCGACCTCAAGTATGA